The Astyanax mexicanus isolate ESR-SI-001 chromosome 24, AstMex3_surface, whole genome shotgun sequence genome has a segment encoding these proteins:
- the LOC103030596 gene encoding G-protein coupled receptor 61 yields MDSQRNSSQTPTWLANSSLSEEPEGGAVSQLFVLVVMVLMDALAVAGNAAVMLVIARAPQLRKFVFVFHLCLVDLLAALVLMPLGMMGMMSGTGRTFLGSEALCRSYLFLSICLVSAAILSICAVNVERYFYVLHPMRYEVRMTLGLVGGVLGGIWMKALVMSALPLLAWVLQGGRAHMLDAGGSGVDGGGGNVPAPSAPNHTHRRCSLHWSGGGANRIAFMVLFALIYFLCPLLLILVVYCSMFKVARVAAMQHGPMPTWTETLRRGRSESLSSRSTMVTSSGSGSRSSSTTGTGTGARGTPHRPFGGGKAAAILAALGGQFLFCWLPYFSFHLYSALASLQPASYAPLEDVVTWIGYLCFTSNPFFYGCLNRQIRQELRKHLPFLFRPLAGDEQERLPSRDGSIQENFMQFLQGTGCNMENPDSRNASSPRSSPLRRSSSIPQSQPIPIDFRIPGQIAEETNEFLEQHQIKNNLIIPDS; encoded by the coding sequence ATGGATTCACAGAGGAACTCCTCCCAGACGCCCACATGGCTGGCCAACTCGTCACTCTCTGAGGAACCTGAAGGGGGCGCTGTGTCCCAGTTGTTTGTGCTGGTGGTCATGGTGCTGATGGATGCTTTGGCCGTGGCTGGAAACGCTGCCGTCATGCTGGTCATAGCCAGGGCTCCTCAGCTGCggaagtttgtgtttgtgttccaCTTGTGCCTGGTGGACCTGTTGGCGGCGCTGGTGCTGATGCCCCTGGGCATGATGGGGATGATGTCTGGAACCGGTCGGACTTTCTTGGGCTCTGAGGCCCTGTGCCGCAGCTACCTCTTCCTGAGCATATGCCTGGTCAGCGCTGCCATCCTGTCCATCTGCGCCGTCAACGTGGAACGCTACTTCTACGTCCTTCACCCGATGCGTTACGAAGTCCGTATGACTCTGGGTTTGGTCGGCGGAGTTCTGGGTGGCATCTGGATGAAAGCACTGGTGATGTCCGCTCTGCCTCTTCTGGCCTGGGTTCTGCAGGGTGGGCGGGCTCACATGCTGGATGCAGGAGGCAGTGGGGTTGACGGGGGTGGAGGTAATGTCCCTGCCCCGTCGGctcccaatcacacacacagacgaTGCTCTCTGCACTGGAGTGGAGGCGGAGCCAACAGGATAGCATTCATGGTCCTTTTTGCATTGATCTATTTCCTGTGTCCACTGCTGCTGATTTTGGTGGTGTACTGTAGCATGTTTAAGGTGGCACGGGTGGCAGCTATGCAGCATGGCCCGATGCCGACTTGGACCGAGACTTTGCGGCGAGGGCGCTCCGAGTCCCTCAGCAGTCGCTCCACCATGGTCACGAGTTCTGGATCCGGCTCCAGATCCAGTTCCACGACTGGTACAGGTACCGGTGCACGTGGGACACCCCATCGCCCATTTGGAGGGGGCAAAGCTGCTGCCATTTTGGCAGCTCTCGGTGGCCAGTTCCTGTTCTGCTGGCTGCCATACTTCTCGTTCCACCTTTATTCGGCACTCGCATCCCTACAGCCCGCCTCTTATGCACCGCTGGAGGATGTCGTCACCTGGATTGGTTATCTGTGCTTCACTTCGAACCCGTTCTTCTACGGCTGCCTGAATCGACAGATTCGTCAGGAGCTCAGAAAGCACCTCCCCTTCCTGTTCCGCCCGCTGGCCGGAGACGAGCAGGAGCGCTTACCCAGCCGTGACGGATCCATACAGGAGAATTTTATGCAGTTCCTGCAGGGAACCGGCTGCAACATGGAGAACCCGGACTCCCGCAATGCCTCCAGCCCCAGATCCTCCCCCCTCAGACGCTCCTCGTCGATACCCCAGTCCCAGCCAATCCCA
- the LOC103030908 gene encoding sodium-dependent neutral amino acid transporter SLC6A17: MPKNSKVTQREQGDVVTASVADLLAHEQPLDYKSSSLSVGGPPGSRVGVDSPENDGRPAWNSKLEYILAQVGFSVGLGNVWRFPYLCQKNGGGAYLVPYFILLILIGIPLFFLELAVGQKIRRGSIGVWNYVCPQLGGVGVSSLMVCGFVGLYYNVIIGWSIFYFFQSFQSPLPWSSCPVRINGSQAIVEPECDKSSATTYFWYRETLNITSSISDTGGLNWKMTVSLFIAWVIVCLAVIKGIQSSGKVMYFSSLFPYVVLFCFLVRGLFLKGAVDGIAHMFTPKLEIMLEPQVWREAATQVFFALGLGFGGVIAFSSYNRSDNNCHFDAVLVSVINFITSILATLVVFAVLGFKANVLNEKCVAENAEKIVGYLNTGVLSQDLIPPHVNFSHLTEEDYAQIFTVIKTVKEDGFGQLGLQPCVLEDELNKAVQGTGLAFIAFTEAMTHFPAAPLWSVLFFFMLINLGLGSMIGTMTGITTPILDTFKIRKEILTVVCCIVAFLCGLLFVQRSGNYFVTMFDDYSAGLPLTVVVLLENLSVAWIYGTKRFMQDLEDMLGFRPYKFYFYMWKYVSPLCLLVLVLATIIQMAISPPGYNAWVQDQAEERFQSYPPWATVMCFSLVVVAMLPLPGVFIARRLNLLTDGSNKLSASYRKGCMMKDLSNLEEQDETRYILNKNIAGSPLPPQRPPRPPRGLTIDNPPSDPNTLSPNSCYRTSYQNPTTPESD; encoded by the exons ATGCCTAAGAACAGTAAGGTGACCCAGCGAGAGCAGGGGGATGTGGTCACGGCGTCGGTCGCTGACCTGCTGGCTCATGAACAGCCTCTGGACTATAAGAGCAGTTCTCTGAGTGTTGGTGGGCCACCAGGGTCCAGGGTTGGAGTGGACAGTCCAGAAAACGATGGCAGACCGGCCTGGAACAGCAAGCTGGAGTACATCTTGGCCCAGGTGGGATTCTCAGTTGGCCTCGGCAATGTGTGGCGCTTCCCCTACCTGTGCCAGAAGAACGGCGGCG GTGCATATCTGGTGCCGTATTTCATCCTCCTCATTCTGATTGGGATTCCACTGTTTTTTCTGGAACTGGCGGTCGGTCAGAAGATCCGGCGCGGCAGCATCGGGGTCTGGAATTACGTCTGTCCTCAACTTGGGGGAGTGGGAGTGTCCAGTctaatg gtgTGTGGGTTTGTGGGATTATATTATAACGTCATCATCGGCTGGAGCATCTTCTACTTCTTCCAGTCCTTCCAGTCCCCCCTACCCTGGAGCAGCTGCCCAGTCAGGATAAACGGCTCACAGGCCA TCGTGGAGCCGGAATGTGATAAAAGCTCAGCTACGACGTATTTCTGGTATCGCGAGACTCTGAACATCACGAGTTCGATCTCAGACACCGGCGGACTGAACTGGAAGATGACGGTGTCGCTGTTCATCGCCTGGGTCATCGTCTGCCTGGCCGTCATCAAAGGCATTCAGTCCTCAGGGAAG GTGATGTACTTCAGCTCCTTGTTCCCGTACGTGGTTCTCTTCTGTTTCCTGGTGAGGGGGCTGTTTCTGAAGGGAGCGGTGGACGGCATCGCCCACATGTTCACGCCTAAG TTGGAGATCATGCTAGAACCTCAGGTGTGGCGAGAAGCAGCTACACAGGTGTTCTTCGCTTTGGGTTTGGGGTTTGGTGGAGTCATCGCCTTCTCCAGCTACAACCGGAGCGACAACAACTGCCACTTCGACGCAGTGCTGGTTTCCGTCATCAACTTCATTACCTCCATCCTGGCCACACTGGTGGTGTTTGCAGTGCTGGGCTTCAAGGCCAACGTCCTCAATGAGAAATGCGTGGCTGA GAACGCAGAAAAGATCGTGGGATATCTGAACACTGGAGTGTTGAGTCAGGATCTGATCCCACCTCATGTCAACTTCTCTCACCTGACTGAGGAAGACTACGCTCAGATCTTCACAGTGATAAAGACAGTAAAGGAGGACGGATTCGGGCAGCTGGGGCTCCAGCCCTGTGTTCTCGAAGACGAACTGAACAAG gcaGTACAGGGGACTGGTTTGGCCTTCATCGCTTTTACAGAAGCAATGACTCACTTCCCTGCTGCTCCCCTGTGGTCGGTGCTGTTCTTCTTCATGCTCATTAATCTGGGCCTGGGAAGTATGATCGGCACCATGACCGGCATCACCACGCCCATACTGGACACCTTCAAAATACGCAAggagattttaacag tggtGTGCTGTATTGTGGCGTTCCTCTGCGGACTGCTGTTCGTTCAGAGGTCTGGGAATTACTTTGTGACGATGTTTGATGATTATTCGGCTGGTTTGCCTCTAACCGTCGTCGTCCTCCTGGAGAACCTGTCCGTAGCCTGGATCTACGGCACCAAGAG gtTCATGCAGGACCTGGAGGACATGTTGGGCTTCAGGCCGTACAAGTTTTATTTCTACATGTGGAAGTACGTCTCTCCACTCTGCCTCCTCGTCCTCGTCTTGGCTACTATTATACAGATGGCCATCAGCCCACCTGGATACAACGCCTGGGTTCAGGACCAG GCTGAGGAGCGTTTTCAGAGTTATCCACCCTGGGCTACAGTGATGTGTTTCTCGCTGGTTGTGGTCGCCATGCTGCCTCTGCCCGGCGTCTTCATCGCCCGCCGCCTGAACCTCCTCACCGACGGATCCAACAAGCTCTCGGCTTCCTATCGCAAGGGCTGCATGATGAAGGACCTGTCCAACCTGGAGGAGCAGGACGAGACTCGCTACATCCTCAACAAGAACATCGCAGGGTCACCATTACCTCCACAACGTCCTCCACGTCCCCCTCGAGGCCTGACCATTGACAACCCTCCATCTGACCCAAATACCCTCTCACCCAACAGCTGCTACCGGACCAGCTACCAGAACCCCACCACCCCCGAATCAGACTGA
- the LOC107196954 gene encoding GTPase IMAP family member 7-like: MSRRRTTAQEEDTEITPLLREDSQDKRGEFRTANAEPCEELPYSARLSAEPEQEFRFILLGGDECAKHDARNIILRKNEAQQRIHSRVCEMKEGWVNGRLVSVVNSPSFWMVHLASYFFFNRRLETIKNELQSGISMVFPGPHAFLLVVEAGRDTNKERYLLKAIKSEFGKEAIDYTIVLFISDSQPNYSQISRKSIVKKCGGRYHVLLRNNERSVEELFEEVVEMANKNWCKFFVPSPYEQFMKINFESWEKKKQMEFFKGIEKKLREELNKSKLRERDLQKELETSRENERKLREEQDDSRLRERDLQKELKTFKEERDHFKRRESELQKELESSRENERKLREKQDDSYVRLRELQKELDVLRIRKPEESSMMDDVEDGGAGIENEEQTSGATPVHRGSKEIILPDLSENLRNV; this comes from the exons caCAAGAAGAAGATACTGAAATAA CCCCACTACTCAGGGAGG ATTCCCAGGATAAGCGTGGAGAATTCAGGACAGCAAATGCAGAGCCCT GTGAAGAACTTCCATACTCAGCCCGACTTTCAGCTGAGCCTGAACAAGAATTCAGATTCATTCTTTTGGGAGGTGATGAATGTGCTAAACATGATGCACGCAACATCATACTCAGGAAAAATGAGGCACAACAAAGGATTCATTCTAGAGTGTGTGAGATGAAAGAAGGCTGGGTTAATGGAAGATTGGTCTCTGTAGTGAACAGTCCTTCTTTTTGGATGGTACACTTGGCGTCTTACTTTTTTTTCAACAGAAGACTTGAAACAATCAAAAATGAACTGCAGAGCGGCATATCCATGGTGTTCCCTGGACCTCACGCCTTTCTGTTGGTGGTTGAAGCCGGTCGTGACACTAATAAAGAGCGCTACCTGTTAAAAGCAATCAAATCTGAGTTCGGGAAAGAAGCTATAGACTACACTATCGTTCTGTTTATCAGTGACTCTCAACCAAACTATTCACAGATTAGCAGGAAATCGATTGTGAAGAAGTGTGGAGGCAGATACCACGTCCTACTGAGAAATAATGAAAGATCAGTTGAAGAACTGTTCGAAGAAGTAGTGGAAATGGCAAATAAGAATTGGTGCAAGTTCTTTGTCCCATCACCATATGAACAGTTCATGAAAATAAATTTCGAAtcatgggagaaaaaaaaacagatggagTTTTTCAAAGGGATTGAAAAGAAACTACGAGAGGAACTGAACAAATCTAAACTAAGAGAGAGGGATCTACAGAAGGAGTTGGAGACTTCCAGAGAGAACGAGAGGAAACTACGAGAGGAACAAGATGATTCCAGACTAAGAGAGAGGGATCTACAGAAGGAGCTGAAGACTTTTAAAGAGGAACGAGATCATTTTAAACGAAGAGAGAGCGAACTACAGAAGGAGTTGGAGTCTTCCAGAGAGAACGAGAGGAAGCTACGAGAGAAACAAGACGATTCCTATGTAAGATTGAGGGAACTACAGAAGGAGTTGGATGTTCTCAGAATTAGGAAGCCTGAGGAAAGCAGTATGATGGATGATGTGGAGGACGGTGGGGCAGGAATTGAGAACGAAGAGCAAACCAGTGGAGCAACACCAGTGCACCGGGGCAGTAAAGAGATCATTCTTCCAGACT TATCAGAAAACCTGCGAAATGTTTAG
- the LOC103047460 gene encoding amphoterin-induced protein 1-like, which yields METEQTLPFAGCFKAYACSRVMLLLLLFVHPAAASSSLCQDLCICSSDILSCPQRNLTTPPTHLPRYTAVLDLSFNSILRLRADWTAVSLRSLHTLLLSHNNLHSLSPDAFTKVKRLKHLDLSSNNLTYLDEFVFEPLPHLEVLMLYNNRIGLIDRLSFSGLLSLQKLYLSQNRVTRFPLELLKDRNRLDKLRLVDVSFNRIRSLPLAELKTVPTWLKDSVYFHGNPLLCSCDLYSALSGWQQRDLRPVSEFTDNHTCVQSWSPIGGGKTSILQLHLQLNCSEVRVRDEEAFLNQILILDCDSRFRDATKNWIAPPLVNQSILLPLPDGQLQLGPLQAEDSGEYRCVVEGEGVNETVVVTVRVYNSTYGFGDGLNTAYTTLGCCILTIVLVFIYLYLVPCPCCPGKAKMAYEESCYASNLSLTNPPDPQGAPHVAFYEGKDQNGGVKCDAEENDEDGDR from the coding sequence ATGGAAACAGAACAGACGCTTCCTTTCGCTGGGTGCTTTAAGGCGTACGCCTGTTCGAGGGTGATGCTTCTTCTCCTGCTGTTCGTTCATCCAGCAGCAGCGTCTTCCAGCCTCTGCCAGGACCTCTGCATCTGCTCCAGCGACATCCTCAGCTGCCCCCAGAGGAACCTGACGACTCCGCCCACGCACCTGCCTCGCTACACCGCCGTACTGGACCTCAGCTTCAACAGTATCTTGCGATTGCGTGCCGACTGGACCGCTGTATCGCTCCGCAGTCTGCACACTCTCCTGTTGAGCCACAACAACCTACACTCGCTGTCCCCGGATGCGTTCACGAAGGTGAAGCGCCTGAAGCACCTCGACCTGTCCTCGAACAACTTAACGTACCTGGACGAGTTCGTCTTTGAGCCGTTGCCGCACCTGGAGGTTCTGATGCTCTACAACAACCGGATCGGTCTGATCGATCGCTTATCGTTCTCTGGGCTGTTAAGTCTGCAGAAGCTTTACCTGAGCCAGAACCGGGTCACTCGCTTCCCTCTGGAGCTGCTCAAGGACCGGAACCGTCTGGACAAGCTTCGTCTGGTGGACGTCTCCTTTAATCGAATCAGATCTCTACCTCTAGCGGAGCTGAAGACCGTTCCCACCTGGCTTAAGGACAGCGTCTACTTTCACGGCAATCCGTTGCTCTGCAGTTGCGACTTGTACAGCGCCCTCAGCGGGTGGCAGCAGCGAGATCTGCGCCCGGTTTCCGAATTCACAGATAATCATACATGTGTGCAATCATGGTCACCTATCGGTGGAGGCAAAACCAGCATCCTGCAGCTCCACCTGCAGCTAAACTGCAGTGAAGTCCGAGTTCGAGACGAAGAGGCTTTTCTAAACCAGATTCTCATCTTAGACTGTGATTCACGCTTTAGGGACGCAACTAAGAATTGGATAGCGCCCCCGCTGGTCAACCAGAGCATTCTTCTGCCATTGCCTGATGGGCAGCTGCAGTTGGGGCCACTGCAGGCGGAGGATTCGGGCGAGTACAGGTGCGTGGTGGAGGGTGAGGGTGTAAACGAGACGGTGGTGGTAACGGTGAGGGTCTACAACTCTACCTACGGTTTCGGGGATGGTCTGAACACAGCCTACACCACGCTGGGCTGCTGCATACTCACCATCGTTCTTGTGTTCATCTACCTGTACCTTGTCCCCTGCCCATGCTGCCCCGGCAAGGCAAAAATGGCGTACGAAGAAAGCTGCTACGCCTCCAACCTGAGCCTTACAAACCCTCCTGACCCACAGGGGGCGCCACATGTGGCCTTCTACGAAGGTAAAGACCAGAACGGTGGCGTAAAGTGTGATGCGGAGGAAAACGATGAGGATGGGGATAGATGA